In a single window of the Arthrobacter sp. StoSoilA2 genome:
- a CDS encoding cupin domain-containing protein: MIKATVMSDATTQDPGEHIPKATTSTPGQTEVSFRLWARDGHKTGIWEVTPGVFKSTRPGYDEICQILSGKGTITEEDGTSFDIGPGTLFVTPAGWTGTWTIHETLRKMWVVTDVPAN, from the coding sequence ATGATCAAGGCCACTGTCATGAGCGACGCAACAACGCAGGACCCGGGGGAGCACATCCCGAAAGCAACCACCAGCACACCTGGCCAGACTGAGGTCTCGTTCCGCCTGTGGGCCCGCGACGGCCACAAGACGGGCATCTGGGAGGTTACGCCGGGCGTGTTCAAGAGCACGCGCCCCGGTTACGACGAGATCTGCCAGATCCTCAGCGGCAAGGGGACCATCACTGAAGAAGACGGAACCAGCTTCGACATCGGCCCCGGAACGTTGTTCGTTACTCCGGCGGGATGGACGGGCACCTGGACCATCCACGAGACGCTGCGGAAGATGTGGGTTGTCACGGACGTTCCCGCAAACTAA
- a CDS encoding GntR family transcriptional regulator produces the protein MAAPEGMFVLEGRPTAQLIADQLRELIVQGAFSPGQQVNESALASQLNTSRGPLREALQRLCQEGILVSKRNRGVFVLELSTQDVKEIYAVREAVELAAANTLLDSDPEHVADTCRELKGIIRNMAKQVAASDWQAIARLDMQFHTAFVSGTGNTRLIRIYETLAAESRMCILSLEVAYPRIDALVQEHQMILDLLEARDRDGLQQAIKRHMQKAVEDLTASPEATGITA, from the coding sequence ATGGCGGCACCGGAGGGAATGTTCGTATTGGAAGGCCGGCCCACGGCACAGCTGATCGCTGACCAGCTGCGTGAGCTCATTGTCCAAGGGGCGTTCAGCCCTGGACAGCAGGTCAATGAGTCTGCGTTGGCCAGCCAGCTGAACACTTCGCGGGGTCCGCTCCGCGAGGCACTCCAGCGGCTATGCCAGGAGGGCATCCTCGTGAGCAAGCGCAACCGCGGCGTCTTCGTGCTTGAGCTTTCCACGCAGGACGTCAAGGAGATCTACGCCGTTCGCGAAGCCGTGGAGTTGGCCGCTGCCAACACGCTGTTGGACTCGGACCCGGAGCACGTGGCGGACACGTGCCGGGAGCTCAAGGGCATCATCCGGAATATGGCCAAGCAGGTTGCAGCCTCCGACTGGCAGGCCATTGCGCGCCTCGACATGCAGTTTCACACCGCCTTCGTTTCAGGCACCGGAAACACGCGGCTCATACGTATCTATGAGACTCTTGCCGCGGAATCCAGGATGTGCATTTTGAGCCTGGAGGTGGCGTATCCCCGCATTGACGCGCTGGTGCAGGAACACCAGATGATCCTGGACCTCCTTGAGGCGCGTGACCGGGACGGACTTCAGCAGGCTATCAAACGCCACATGCAGAAGGCCGTAGAGGACCTCACTGCCAGCCCGGAAGCAACGGGAATTACCGCTTAG